The following are encoded together in the Falsiruegeria litorea R37 genome:
- a CDS encoding DUF6473 family protein: MQGAHAPDHLTCRYGVSRLYFRGPKRSLEAPYVACIGGTETYGRFVSDPFPALLERRLGGACVNFGSINSGLDSILNDPELMRLASGAEACIVQLPGAQNLSNRLYRVHPRRNDRFLEASKLLTALYDEVDFTEFHFNKHLLTRLLELSQGRFEIVREELRQAWMARMRSLVEAIDGQVLLLWLRYAPPEEGEVPLGPEPLMVTSDMVNSLRGAVASIIELPVKMAGESDELGDMIFGTMQEPAAEHMIGPATHQIIADRVYRNLRDLD, translated from the coding sequence ATGCAGGGCGCGCATGCGCCCGATCATTTGACTTGTCGATATGGGGTATCAAGGCTGTACTTTCGCGGACCGAAACGGTCGCTAGAGGCGCCATATGTGGCCTGTATCGGGGGGACAGAAACATATGGGCGCTTTGTGTCCGATCCTTTCCCCGCATTGCTGGAGCGGCGTCTGGGCGGGGCCTGTGTGAACTTTGGCAGTATCAACAGCGGGCTTGATTCGATCCTTAATGACCCTGAGCTGATGCGGCTTGCAAGCGGGGCCGAAGCTTGCATCGTGCAACTACCGGGCGCGCAGAATCTGTCGAACCGGCTCTACCGGGTTCATCCGCGGCGCAACGACCGGTTTCTTGAGGCATCCAAGCTTTTGACGGCGCTTTATGATGAAGTGGATTTTACCGAGTTTCATTTCAACAAGCATTTGTTGACGCGACTTTTGGAATTGTCTCAGGGCCGGTTTGAAATCGTACGCGAAGAGTTGCGGCAAGCCTGGATGGCTCGAATGCGGTCATTGGTTGAGGCGATTGACGGGCAGGTTTTGCTGCTATGGCTGCGCTATGCGCCGCCTGAAGAGGGAGAGGTGCCCTTGGGTCCAGAGCCGTTGATGGTGACGTCTGATATGGTGAACAGCCTGAGAGGGGCCGTGGCATCGATCATTGAGCTGCCGGTGAAGATGGCCGGAGAATCCGATGAGCTGGGCGATATGATCTTTGGCACCATGCAGGAACCAGCAGCCGAGCATATGATTGGCCCGGCCACGCATCAGATCATTGCAGATCGCGTATACCGGAATTTGCGGGATCTGGATTGA
- a CDS encoding electron transfer flavoprotein subunit beta/FixA family protein, with amino-acid sequence MKVLVPVKRVIDYNVKVRVNADGSGVDLANVKMSMNPFDEIAVEEAIRLKEAGKADEIVVVSIGVAKAQETLRTALAMGADRAILVEAADDVHTDIEPLAVAKILAKVVEEEQPGVVLAGKQAIDNDMNATGQMLSALLGWSQGTFASELDIEGDTAKVTREVDGGLQTINVKMPAIITVDLRLNEPRYASLPNIMKAKKKPLDTKTAADYGVDVSPRLEIVKTEEPPARAAGIVVGSVDELVEKLKEAGAV; translated from the coding sequence ATGAAGGTACTTGTGCCTGTCAAGCGCGTGATTGACTACAATGTGAAGGTTCGCGTTAACGCGGATGGTAGCGGTGTCGATCTCGCCAATGTCAAAATGTCGATGAACCCCTTCGACGAGATTGCAGTGGAAGAGGCGATCCGCCTGAAAGAAGCCGGCAAGGCCGACGAGATCGTCGTCGTGTCCATCGGCGTCGCGAAAGCTCAGGAAACCCTGCGCACCGCGTTGGCCATGGGCGCGGACCGCGCCATCCTGGTCGAAGCTGCTGACGATGTTCACACCGACATCGAGCCGCTGGCTGTTGCCAAGATCCTGGCGAAAGTTGTCGAAGAAGAGCAGCCCGGTGTTGTTCTGGCCGGCAAGCAGGCCATCGACAACGACATGAACGCCACCGGTCAGATGCTGTCGGCCCTGCTGGGTTGGTCGCAAGGTACGTTCGCGTCCGAGCTGGACATCGAAGGCGACACCGCCAAGGTGACCCGCGAGGTCGACGGCGGCCTGCAGACCATCAACGTGAAGATGCCCGCCATCATCACCGTTGACCTGCGCCTGAACGAGCCGCGCTATGCCTCGTTGCCCAACATCATGAAGGCCAAGAAAAAGCCGCTGGATACCAAGACTGCCGCTGACTATGGCGTCGACGTTTCCCCGCGTCTGGAAATCGTCAAGACCGAAGAGCCACCCGCACGTGCCGCAGGCATCGTCGTTGGCTCGGTTGACGAGCTGGTCGAGAAACTCAAAGAAGCGGGGGCTGTGTAA
- a CDS encoding 3-hydroxybutyryl-CoA dehydrogenase, giving the protein MSIQKVGVVGAGQMGNGIAHVLALSGYDVLLSDISQDALDAALDTIGGNLSRQASRGKIADQDVKAAMGRIQTTLHLPELGQTDLVIEAATEREDIKQAIFDEIQPHLLPHTILTSNTSSISITRLASRTDRPERFMGFHFMNPVPLMQLVELIRGIATDEETYAACKGVVDRLGKTAASAEDFPAFIVNRILMPMINEAVYTLYEGVGNVRSIDQSMILGANHPMGPLELADFIGLDTCLAIMNVLHDGLADTKYRPCPLLTKYVEAGWLGRKTQRGFYDYRGDAPVPTR; this is encoded by the coding sequence ATGAGCATCCAAAAGGTTGGCGTCGTCGGAGCAGGTCAAATGGGCAACGGCATCGCCCACGTCTTGGCCCTGTCAGGATATGATGTGTTGCTGAGCGACATCAGCCAGGACGCGCTTGATGCCGCCCTTGATACAATCGGCGGAAACCTGTCGCGCCAAGCATCGCGGGGCAAGATTGCCGATCAGGACGTCAAGGCCGCAATGGGCCGCATCCAGACCACCCTGCACCTGCCGGAACTGGGACAGACCGATCTGGTAATCGAAGCCGCAACCGAACGAGAAGACATCAAGCAAGCAATATTTGACGAGATTCAGCCGCACTTGCTCCCGCATACGATCCTGACGTCTAACACGTCTTCGATCTCGATCACGCGCCTAGCCAGCCGCACTGACCGGCCCGAACGGTTCATGGGGTTCCACTTCATGAACCCCGTACCGCTGATGCAATTGGTAGAGCTGATCCGGGGCATCGCTACCGACGAAGAAACCTATGCAGCCTGCAAAGGCGTCGTGGATCGACTGGGCAAAACCGCAGCCAGCGCCGAAGATTTCCCGGCCTTCATCGTGAACCGCATCCTGATGCCCATGATCAACGAAGCGGTCTATACCCTCTACGAAGGCGTCGGGAACGTGCGGTCTATCGACCAGTCCATGATACTGGGCGCGAACCATCCTATGGGGCCACTTGAACTGGCGGACTTTATCGGGCTGGACACGTGTCTCGCGATCATGAACGTTCTGCACGATGGACTGGCAGATACCAAATATCGCCCCTGCCCGCTGCTAACCAAATATGTCGAAGCCGGCTGGTTGGGCCGCAAGACCCAACGTGGCTTTTATGACTACCGTGGAGACGCACCAGTCCCGACCCGTTGA
- a CDS encoding SDR family NAD(P)-dependent oxidoreductase — protein sequence MQKTILITGCSSGIGYDAALGMRDQGWRVFASCRKQTDCERLREEGFDSPLIDYTNAASITSGLQEVLDATGGTLDVLFNNGAHGFPGAVEDIPTDGLRHIFETNFFGWHELTRQVIPVMRKQGAGRIVQCSSILGLVAFPWRGAYVATKYALEGLTDTLRLELHGSGIEVSLIEPGPVTSKLREKAIPIFERYIDWENSALRDKYESSLLKRLYHSSGHPDTFELPPSFVTKRLVHAATAARPRPRYYVTTPTYIGGFLRRVLSTRATDRILTRL from the coding sequence ATGCAAAAAACCATTCTGATCACGGGCTGCTCATCCGGCATTGGTTATGACGCGGCCTTGGGCATGCGCGACCAAGGATGGCGCGTGTTTGCCTCTTGCCGCAAGCAAACCGATTGTGAGCGCCTGCGTGAAGAGGGTTTTGACAGCCCACTGATCGACTACACCAATGCAGCGTCCATCACCTCTGGCCTGCAAGAGGTTCTGGACGCCACTGGTGGCACGCTTGACGTTTTGTTCAACAACGGCGCGCATGGGTTTCCCGGAGCGGTTGAAGACATCCCCACAGACGGGTTGCGGCACATTTTCGAGACCAATTTCTTTGGCTGGCACGAGTTGACCCGTCAGGTCATCCCAGTGATGCGAAAACAAGGGGCCGGCAGGATCGTTCAATGCTCTTCGATACTTGGCTTGGTCGCCTTTCCTTGGCGCGGCGCCTATGTGGCAACGAAATATGCCCTCGAAGGGCTCACCGATACCCTGCGGCTGGAACTGCATGGCTCTGGCATCGAAGTGTCGCTTATCGAACCTGGTCCCGTCACATCTAAGCTTCGGGAAAAGGCAATTCCGATTTTTGAGCGCTACATCGATTGGGAAAACTCGGCCCTACGCGACAAATATGAAAGCTCACTGCTCAAGCGCCTCTATCACAGCTCGGGACACCCAGACACCTTTGAGCTCCCCCCCTCTTTCGTGACCAAGCGTCTTGTGCACGCGGCCACAGCCGCCCGACCGCGCCCACGCTATTACGTCACGACCCCCACTTACATCGGTGGTTTCCTGCGGCGCGTCCTGTCCACTCGGGCCACTGACCGCATCCTGACGCGGCTCTGA
- a CDS encoding HPr kinase/phosphorylase — translation MHASCVSMSGQALLIVGDSGSGKSALALQLLAFGCDLVADDRVSVSVGADGLTAEAPPSLPKLIEARGIGLLRSVICEPARLCAVVDMNTLETDRLPPARKWSLLGQDLPLFLRVEGPHFAAALAQMMKYGWYDPE, via the coding sequence ATGCATGCCAGCTGCGTCTCGATGTCCGGCCAGGCCCTGTTGATCGTTGGGGATTCGGGCAGCGGAAAATCTGCTTTGGCTTTGCAGCTATTGGCATTTGGTTGCGATCTGGTCGCGGATGATAGGGTCTCTGTTTCAGTTGGTGCAGACGGTCTGACAGCAGAAGCTCCTCCCAGTCTACCCAAATTGATCGAGGCACGGGGTATCGGTTTGCTCCGGTCGGTGATATGTGAACCGGCAAGACTTTGTGCAGTTGTTGATATGAATACTCTTGAAACAGACCGCTTGCCTCCAGCGCGAAAATGGTCGCTGCTTGGACAGGACCTCCCCTTGTTTCTTAGGGTCGAAGGCCCACATTTCGCAGCCGCACTGGCTCAGATGATGAAATACGGTTGGTATGACCCGGAATGA
- the rapZ gene encoding RNase adapter RapZ — MTEIAEKSKQIVLVTGPSGAGRTTAIRVLEDLEFEAIDNLPMGMVTRLVKASTAERPLALGIDTRNRDFTTAGFLDLVEHLREFPDTEATTLYLDCRVKVLLQRFSETRRRHPMAPEDRPEVGIRREMDLLSAVRDVADFLIDTSDLNVHQLRDEVERWFAPEGGRQLAVSVQSFSYKRGLPTGVDMVLDCRFLSNPYWDPALRAMDGRHAGVAEHVNKDERFEPFFKRAMDLIQFLIPAYQAEGKTHLSIAFGCTGGQHRSVLLAETTAKALAEQGMQVSIRHRELERRKGD, encoded by the coding sequence ATGACTGAGATCGCGGAAAAATCGAAACAGATCGTTCTGGTGACCGGGCCCTCAGGGGCTGGCCGAACAACAGCGATCCGTGTGCTTGAGGATCTGGAGTTCGAAGCCATCGACAATCTTCCGATGGGGATGGTGACGCGTCTGGTCAAGGCATCGACTGCGGAGCGCCCTTTGGCGCTTGGCATTGATACCCGCAATCGCGATTTCACCACGGCTGGATTTTTGGACCTTGTAGAGCATTTACGCGAATTCCCCGATACCGAGGCGACGACGCTGTATCTGGATTGTCGCGTAAAGGTTCTGTTGCAGCGGTTTTCCGAGACGCGGCGGAGGCATCCGATGGCGCCTGAGGATCGGCCCGAAGTGGGCATTCGCAGAGAGATGGATTTGCTTAGCGCAGTCAGGGATGTCGCCGATTTCTTGATCGATACTTCGGATCTGAATGTCCATCAGCTGAGAGATGAGGTCGAGAGATGGTTCGCACCTGAAGGGGGGCGGCAGTTGGCCGTTTCCGTGCAGTCATTTTCTTATAAGCGTGGGTTGCCCACAGGCGTTGATATGGTTCTGGATTGTCGGTTCTTATCCAACCCCTATTGGGACCCCGCATTGCGCGCGATGGATGGACGGCACGCGGGGGTCGCTGAACACGTGAACAAGGACGAACGGTTTGAACCGTTTTTTAAGCGGGCCATGGATCTGATCCAGTTTTTGATTCCGGCCTATCAGGCTGAGGGAAAGACACATCTGTCGATCGCGTTTGGATGCACGGGTGGGCAGCATCGTTCGGTATTGCTTGCGGAAACCACGGCAAAGGCTCTTGCAGAGCAGGGCATGCAAGTGTCAATTAGGCACCGCGAACTGGAACGCCGCAAGGGCGATTGA
- a CDS encoding electron transfer flavoprotein subunit alpha/FixB family protein — MAVLLLAEVNNGELALDATAKAVTAAKALGDVTVLAAGGSAAAAGEAAAKIDGVAKVLVAEDETLGHRLAESTAALIVSLAGDFEHIVAPATTDAKNVMPRVAALLDVMVISDATEVVDGATFVRPIYAGNAMQTVKSSDAKKVITFRTSTFDAAGEGGSAAVETVSAAADPGLSSWVEDKVAESDRPELTSAGVVVSGGRGVGSEEDFKLIEGLADKLGAAVGASRAAVDSGYAPNDWQVGQTGKVVAPELYVAVGISGAIQHLAGMKDSKIIVAINKDEEAPIFQVADYGLVADLFAAVPELTEKLG; from the coding sequence ATGGCTGTTCTTCTTCTCGCCGAAGTAAACAATGGTGAACTGGCGCTGGACGCCACCGCCAAGGCTGTCACCGCCGCCAAGGCACTGGGTGACGTGACCGTACTGGCCGCCGGTGGTTCTGCCGCCGCAGCTGGCGAAGCGGCTGCCAAGATCGACGGTGTCGCCAAGGTTCTGGTCGCCGAAGACGAAACCTTGGGCCACCGCCTGGCGGAATCGACCGCAGCGCTGATCGTGTCGCTGGCTGGCGATTTCGAGCACATCGTTGCACCGGCCACCACCGACGCCAAGAACGTGATGCCCCGCGTTGCGGCTCTGCTCGACGTGATGGTGATCTCGGACGCGACCGAAGTGGTTGACGGCGCGACCTTTGTGCGCCCGATCTACGCTGGCAACGCCATGCAGACCGTCAAATCGTCGGACGCCAAGAAGGTCATCACCTTCCGCACCTCGACCTTTGACGCCGCTGGCGAAGGCGGCTCGGCCGCTGTCGAAACCGTATCGGCTGCTGCTGATCCTGGCCTGTCGTCTTGGGTCGAAGATAAGGTTGCCGAAAGCGACCGCCCCGAGCTGACCTCGGCTGGCGTTGTCGTTTCGGGTGGCCGTGGCGTTGGCTCGGAAGAGGACTTCAAACTGATCGAAGGTCTGGCAGACAAGCTGGGCGCTGCTGTTGGTGCCTCGCGCGCCGCGGTCGACTCGGGCTATGCCCCGAACGACTGGCAGGTTGGTCAGACCGGTAAGGTTGTTGCACCCGAGCTGTATGTCGCTGTCGGCATCTCGGGCGCAATCCAGCACCTGGCCGGTATGAAAGATTCCAAGATCATCGTCGCAATCAATAAAGACGAAGAAGCACCGATCTTCCAAGTTGCCGACTATGGCCTGGTTGCAGACCTGTTCGCCGCCGTTCCCGAGCTGACTGAGAAACTCGGCTAA
- a CDS encoding HPr family phosphocarrier protein, producing the protein MINRTLKIENEKGLHARASAKLVEVVEGFDASAEVSKDGLSASGDSIMGLLMLAASRGTTIDVETSGPDAEALADALETLVADKFGEGF; encoded by the coding sequence ATGATTAATCGAACGCTCAAAATCGAAAACGAAAAGGGTCTGCACGCCCGCGCCTCGGCGAAACTGGTCGAGGTGGTCGAAGGCTTTGACGCTTCGGCAGAGGTGTCCAAAGATGGCCTGTCGGCCTCGGGTGACAGTATTATGGGTCTTTTGATGTTGGCAGCGTCCCGCGGAACAACTATTGACGTCGAGACGTCTGGCCCGGATGCTGAGGCGTTGGCAGATGCTCTGGAAACTCTGGTCGCTGATAAGTTTGGCGAAGGGTTCTAA
- a CDS encoding cob(I)yrinic acid a,c-diamide adenosyltransferase produces MVVLNKIYTRTGDKGDTALGNGDRVAKYSDRVTAYGTTDELNSFVGVARLVAEGEMDAALSRIQNDLFDLGADLCRPDMDNDAEAEYPPLRVTPEQVDRLEGEIDTMNGSLDPLRSFILPGGTALAAHLHVCRTVARRAERLSVELSAHEAVNPSVVKYLNRLSDWFFVAARASNNGGKDDVLWVPGANR; encoded by the coding sequence ATGGTCGTCCTCAACAAGATCTACACCCGTACCGGCGACAAGGGCGACACCGCCCTGGGCAATGGCGACCGCGTGGCCAAATACTCGGACCGCGTGACCGCCTATGGCACCACTGACGAGCTGAACTCTTTTGTCGGCGTTGCACGGCTGGTGGCCGAAGGTGAGATGGACGCAGCCCTGTCGCGCATCCAAAACGACCTGTTTGATCTTGGCGCGGACCTGTGCCGCCCCGACATGGACAACGACGCCGAGGCCGAATACCCGCCACTGCGCGTCACGCCCGAACAGGTGGATCGGCTCGAAGGTGAGATCGACACGATGAACGGCAGCCTTGATCCGCTGCGCAGCTTCATCCTGCCCGGTGGCACTGCCTTGGCCGCACATCTGCACGTTTGCCGTACCGTGGCACGGCGCGCCGAGCGTCTGTCGGTTGAGCTGAGTGCGCATGAGGCAGTGAACCCGTCGGTGGTGAAATACCTCAACCGTCTGAGCGATTGGTTCTTTGTCGCAGCGCGTGCTTCCAACAATGGCGGCAAGGATGATGTGCTTTGGGTTCCTGGCGCGAACCGCTGA
- a CDS encoding SH3 domain-containing protein codes for MRFVLISFAFLGFAFYELSGGADFEPRGVRPAQPEKLAYTPAPKPKPVAEPVTAVALVAKPALTPRKAKTVEPEPVAAPELTSDEAAQKLAQLAPGFQAGLNGFGENVGAGLTLASLQQGATSLQRNTEVTEPQVAEPEQPKADIREILGTRVNMRDGPGTIYPVVGRLNIGHQVEVLGESGTGWLRLRVLPEQQMGWIAASLVSKKTP; via the coding sequence ATGCGATTTGTATTGATCTCTTTCGCCTTTTTGGGCTTTGCGTTTTACGAGCTCAGCGGAGGCGCCGATTTTGAGCCGCGCGGCGTGCGCCCGGCCCAACCTGAAAAATTGGCCTACACTCCGGCACCAAAGCCAAAACCAGTGGCCGAGCCGGTGACGGCTGTTGCTTTGGTGGCAAAACCTGCGCTGACGCCACGCAAGGCCAAGACAGTTGAGCCCGAGCCAGTGGCAGCGCCCGAGCTTACTTCGGATGAAGCCGCGCAGAAACTCGCCCAATTGGCACCGGGGTTTCAAGCAGGCCTTAACGGATTCGGCGAAAATGTCGGCGCTGGCCTGACACTCGCATCCCTGCAACAGGGCGCAACATCTCTCCAACGAAACACCGAAGTTACAGAGCCTCAAGTCGCAGAGCCAGAACAGCCCAAGGCGGACATCCGCGAGATTCTGGGCACCCGCGTGAACATGCGCGACGGCCCCGGCACCATCTATCCAGTTGTTGGTCGCCTGAACATCGGTCACCAGGTCGAGGTACTGGGCGAATCCGGCACCGGCTGGCTGCGCCTGCGTGTCCTGCCCGAACAGCAGATGGGGTGGATTGCAGCCTCACTGGTCAGCAAAAAGACACCCTGA
- a CDS encoding twin transmembrane helix small protein, with the protein MENLVFVVMLGAMFAVVLVLAIGIGGFGAGGKFNAKYANKMMRLRILFQAIAVILIVLYVYLRGQGGQ; encoded by the coding sequence ATGGAAAACCTGGTTTTTGTCGTCATGCTCGGGGCCATGTTTGCCGTCGTGCTGGTCTTGGCCATCGGCATCGGAGGATTTGGTGCAGGCGGCAAGTTCAACGCCAAATACGCCAATAAGATGATGCGCCTGCGCATCCTGTTTCAGGCCATCGCTGTGATCCTGATCGTTCTTTACGTCTATCTACGCGGTCAAGGAGGTCAGTAA
- a CDS encoding lysophospholipid acyltransferase family protein, which translates to MAETTQSNKTGAVSELDDAVGEIYDRRTLTYANSFDDAWTSTAIKAIEWMTGKITILRMVNRFEKQNENYRGQKFWRGALNIMGIDLQTPQEQLENIPDSGPVVVVANHPHGMVDGMILADLIGNVRQDYRILTRSVLTGLDEAATSFMIPVPFPHDPDAQAKMVEMRAKAMGHLKDGGVVALFPSGVVMSSDTMFGPAIEREWNVFTAKMIRRSGAKVVPIFFPGHNSRWYLMANRFSAILRQGLLLHEIVRSCNKPQAPVVGKPISDEDMKLLETNPRGFMAWLREHTMNLGRK; encoded by the coding sequence GTGGCCGAGACCACCCAAAGCAACAAAACGGGTGCGGTATCCGAACTGGATGACGCCGTTGGCGAGATCTATGATCGTCGCACTTTGACCTACGCCAATTCGTTTGATGATGCGTGGACGTCAACCGCGATCAAAGCGATCGAATGGATGACGGGCAAGATCACCATTTTGCGGATGGTCAATCGGTTCGAAAAGCAAAACGAGAACTATCGCGGACAGAAGTTTTGGCGCGGCGCGCTGAACATCATGGGAATCGATCTGCAAACCCCACAGGAGCAGCTGGAAAACATTCCAGATAGCGGGCCTGTGGTGGTGGTGGCCAACCATCCCCACGGGATGGTAGATGGGATGATCCTGGCTGATCTGATCGGCAACGTGCGCCAAGACTATCGCATTTTGACTCGTTCGGTCCTGACCGGGCTCGACGAGGCGGCGACCTCTTTTATGATCCCGGTTCCATTCCCTCATGATCCAGATGCCCAGGCCAAGATGGTCGAGATGCGCGCCAAGGCAATGGGGCATCTGAAAGATGGTGGTGTTGTAGCGCTGTTCCCGTCAGGTGTCGTGATGTCTTCGGATACGATGTTCGGCCCCGCGATCGAGCGGGAGTGGAACGTGTTCACCGCCAAGATGATCCGCCGTTCGGGCGCCAAAGTGGTGCCAATCTTCTTCCCCGGCCACAACTCGCGTTGGTATCTGATGGCCAACCGGTTCTCGGCGATCCTGCGTCAGGGTTTGCTGCTGCACGAGATCGTGCGGTCTTGCAACAAGCCGCAGGCGCCGGTTGTTGGCAAACCGATCTCGGACGAAGATATGAAACTGCTGGAAACCAATCCGCGCGGGTTTATGGCCTGGTTGCGCGAGCACACGATGAACTTGGGCAGAAAGTAG
- a CDS encoding sensor histidine kinase encodes MRDTGTSQGDGSGDVVLGDDWVAPQSTVSKELRVKRARRSLFSLKGSPLTRKIITFNLIALIILVAGILYLSDSRDSLITQRAGALVGETRLVADVFEAQMPEGSPVNLATGDGIDAAETLNGLSLRAGVEVYVYDSANTLIAHGTGNEGPGSLSSQADKNDGTTFISDTLAALWGAVSSPFSTPVQQTAADLETELQKLVPLALSDGTQVEVLQNVAGGRVFATATPIVQNGNPVGVVAMASPSGEIDMLAKRERERVYQMFIVALLVSVGLSLVLASTIANPLADLAEAAELGRDRNARRMNPGRIRIPDLSARPDEIGRLSRALRGMVSALYTRIDGNEQFAADVAHEIKNPLASLQSAVGTLRMVKRDDQREKLMEVIEHDVRRLDRLVSDISNASRLDAELVKEDETPFDLLAMLGNLNQYLGEDARSKGIDYITDLPPEPIVLHGLEARLAQVFVNLITNAISFCEDGDAIRVWARKRSNRVLIVVEDTGPGIPDQALSKIFKRFYSQRPEEHFGNNSGLGLAISKQIVEAHGGVIWAENIRPTEADVTSDPLGARFVVGLPV; translated from the coding sequence GTGCGCGATACCGGCACATCTCAAGGCGACGGCAGCGGTGACGTAGTGTTGGGCGACGATTGGGTCGCCCCGCAAAGCACCGTTTCGAAAGAGCTGCGGGTCAAGCGGGCCCGGCGCAGCTTGTTTTCGCTCAAAGGTTCGCCGCTGACACGTAAGATCATCACGTTCAACCTGATTGCTCTCATCATTCTGGTTGCGGGAATTCTGTACCTCAGTGACTCACGTGATAGCCTGATCACTCAAAGAGCCGGGGCGCTGGTTGGCGAGACCCGGTTGGTTGCAGACGTTTTCGAAGCACAGATGCCCGAAGGCAGCCCGGTCAATCTGGCAACCGGAGACGGTATCGACGCAGCCGAAACGCTGAACGGGTTAAGCCTGCGTGCTGGTGTCGAAGTTTACGTCTATGACAGTGCCAACACATTGATTGCACACGGGACTGGCAATGAAGGCCCCGGATCATTGTCTAGCCAGGCGGACAAGAACGACGGGACGACATTCATCAGTGATACGTTGGCGGCTCTTTGGGGGGCTGTTTCCAGCCCGTTTTCAACGCCAGTGCAACAAACCGCAGCCGATCTTGAAACCGAGTTGCAGAAACTCGTGCCGTTGGCCCTGTCTGACGGCACCCAAGTTGAAGTCCTGCAGAATGTGGCAGGCGGGCGTGTTTTTGCAACCGCGACACCGATCGTGCAAAACGGCAACCCGGTGGGTGTTGTTGCGATGGCAAGCCCCTCGGGTGAGATTGACATGCTTGCCAAGCGCGAGCGTGAACGAGTGTATCAGATGTTCATTGTCGCACTTTTGGTGTCTGTGGGGCTCAGCTTGGTCTTGGCGTCGACGATCGCAAATCCCTTGGCGGACCTTGCGGAAGCCGCCGAGTTGGGTCGCGATCGTAACGCGCGCAGGATGAACCCCGGCCGCATTCGTATCCCCGACCTTTCGGCACGCCCAGATGAGATCGGGCGGCTGAGTCGAGCGCTCCGTGGGATGGTCTCGGCGCTCTATACGCGTATTGATGGCAATGAGCAGTTTGCGGCAGACGTGGCTCATGAAATCAAGAACCCGCTGGCGAGCCTGCAGTCTGCTGTTGGTACGCTTCGGATGGTCAAGCGCGATGATCAGCGTGAAAAGCTGATGGAGGTGATCGAACACGACGTGCGACGCCTTGATCGCCTGGTCAGTGACATCTCCAACGCCTCGAGGCTGGATGCTGAATTGGTCAAAGAAGACGAAACCCCCTTCGATCTTTTGGCGATGCTTGGCAATCTGAACCAGTATCTGGGAGAGGATGCGCGCAGTAAGGGTATCGATTACATTACCGACCTGCCGCCCGAGCCCATCGTTCTTCATGGACTCGAGGCACGTTTGGCGCAGGTTTTTGTTAACCTTATTACCAATGCAATCTCGTTCTGCGAGGATGGTGACGCAATCCGGGTTTGGGCACGCAAAAGATCCAATCGGGTTCTGATTGTGGTCGAAGATACGGGGCCGGGAATTCCTGATCAGGCTCTGAGCAAGATCTTCAAGCGCTTTTATTCCCAACGCCCGGAAGAGCACTTTGGCAACAACTCGGGCCTTGGGCTTGCGATTTCAAAACAGATTGTCGAGGCTCATGGTGGTGTGATCTGGGCAGAAAACATTCGGCCCACCGAAGCGGATGTAACCTCTGATCCATTGGGCGCTCGCTTTGTTGTGGGGCTTCCGGTTTGA
- a CDS encoding PTS sugar transporter subunit IIA gives MIGIVIVAHGGLAKEYLAAMEHVVGQQAGMRAISIEADHDREEKQQEICAAADAVDCGDGVIMVTDLFGGSPSNLSLRACTPSDRRILYGANLPMLIKLAKSRHLPIAEAVRGAMEAGKKYINMRNVAPE, from the coding sequence TTGATCGGAATAGTGATCGTGGCACATGGGGGGCTGGCCAAGGAGTATCTGGCCGCCATGGAACATGTGGTCGGACAGCAAGCAGGTATGCGCGCCATCTCGATCGAGGCGGATCATGATCGAGAGGAAAAGCAGCAAGAAATCTGCGCCGCAGCAGATGCTGTGGATTGCGGCGACGGGGTTATCATGGTCACCGACCTTTTTGGTGGCTCGCCATCCAACTTGAGTTTGCGAGCCTGCACGCCGTCAGATCGCCGGATCCTATATGGTGCCAACCTTCCCATGCTCATCAAGCTGGCCAAGAGTCGCCATCTGCCAATAGCGGAGGCGGTGCGTGGGGCCATGGAAGCAGGCAAGAAATACATCAACATGCGCAATGTCGCGCCTGAATGA